The Terriglobus roseus region GTAATCCCACTTAAGGAAGGCAATATCATTCTCTGTAAGCAGCTTGTCGAGAAATGTGAAGACATACTGCCGCACGTCTTCGCGTGCAAGATTCAACACAAGCTGATTGCGGCCTTCGGTACGTGGTCGTCCGGAAAAGTTCAACGCCCAGTCAGGATGTTTGCGATACAAATCGCTATCAGGATTCACCATCTCTGGCTCGACCCACAGCCCAAAGTCCATGTGCAGAGAATGAACCTTATCGATCAGCGGTTTCAGGCCGTTGGGAAACTTCTGCGGGTTCACTGTCCAATCGCCTAGCCCAGCATGATCGTTGTTACGCGCTCCGAACCAACCATCATCCATGACGAAGCGTTCCGCTCCTATGGCTGCAGCTTTCTCCGCGAGTGCTTCCTGTCCGGCTTCGTCCACCTTGAATTCGGTTGCTTCCCACGAGTTGTACAGCACCGGTCTCAGTTTCTCGTGCGGTGCATGAGGAACCAGCGTATCCATCTCAAGACGGTGCATTCTTCGTGATGCATCGCCCAGTCCGTGTGAGGTATGACCCGCGTAGAACCACGGTGTTTCCAGTGTTGCGCCTGCCTTCAGGTGATAACCGAAGTCGAAGGGGTTATAGCCACCGGTGACGCGCACTTGTTGTACGGCATCCTGTTCCACCGCGATCTGCCACGAACCACCCCAGGCGAGGCCACCAAACCACACTTCGCCGTTCTCTTCCGTTGTGTCGTTCCTACGGATGGAAAACCACGGATTGTTCTGCGCACCGGTGGTCCCGCGACGGCTTTCGAGGATTGTCTTTCCTGGTTTTACATTCTGGTCGTTCACTGTCCACTCCCCAGCCCAGCGGCCAGAGAGATATCGCAGAATGTAGTTTGTCCCGCGTGGCAGGTTCCACGTCGCAGAGCTTGCAGATTCTATGATGAATGGCTTGCCCGTTCCGTTTTCAATGAGAGCGCGACGCCCCACAATGCCCGTTGCATCATCCACCTTGTACTGCAGCGTAACGACTACTGTCAGAGAAATATCTTTCATCTGCACGGAGAGCACACCATCATGCATGCTATGGCTTACGTAGCGTAGGTCAAGGTCGCGATTGCCGTCCGGGAAGGTGATCTTCAGATCTGGTTCGACATAAAGTCCACCACCCCATGCACCGAATTCCTGAGGCGTGGTATTCCGCGACGAATCGAAGGACGACATTCCCTGGGACGCCTTCGGAGACTGCGGATGATCCTTCTCAGATAGATGCTCTCCCCAGTAGATCGTCTGGAGGCGCTTGTCTTCATTCACTCCGAACTCATATGTCATGTCTCCTGCGTCAATGCGAAAGACATGACTCACGTCGTCCACGTGAATGGCGTCGGTTGGGCGCTGAGCGCATGCAGTGGTTGCAAGAGAGGCAAGGCAGGCAAAAGAGCAAAAACGGGCGGCAAATCTGCGGTGCATGAAAGCTCCTGTACGATCGTTCCGCTTTTGCGTAAGAGGAACGGTAACGTACACAATAATCCGACAGCATAACGCTAGACAACCACTTTCAGGTAAAAGTGCGTATGTCTGATATCACCGCTTCGTTTCGGCTAGCGGGCTTTCGAGTAATAGGTATCTCAAGCTTTCAGTGCTAGCCGTGTTCGTACACGATAAAGACCGAACTCTCGCGGTGGCTCTGGTGAAAAACAACCTGCCCAAAGGGTTATTTCATCATTTTGGAAACCGCTCAGGAGTATTGCGCACACCGAACGAGATCGAAAACTTGAATGCTTCTCCCGGCCGGAGGGACTTCGCCGCTTGCGCCTGTTGAGCTGCATTCAGGCTGTTGTGTGGTGATGTAGTAGGTTCTAGTGCTACGGCATATTGACGGTTGTCGCTTGCATTGTCCGGCCATCCACCATAGCAGAGCCAGATGCCAAGATAGGGAAGCGTTCCCGGATCGAACAGAACTTCAAGTGACTGTCCTGTGGAGTGGCGAAGGATGCTGCAGATCCCGTTGTCTACGGGCTCCGTGTAGAGCATGTCAGCGTGTCCTGTGTCTGCACTGCCGACTCGATCCAGCCTGACTCCTGATGCTGTAACGGGCCACGAAACCACATCGCCGCGGTTTCCCAGTCTGTTGCCGCGCGAGTAATCGAGCCGCAATGAGTGGACTCCAGTTGGCAACACGATGTGGTCACCTTGGTCCACCGCAAACAAGGGGTGGCAAGCGTAAACGAAGGATTGTGACCTACTGCCGACGTTCGTTACGAAATAGTCCACACGGAGCGTATCGTCGTTGACCGCAAGATGCTTCGTGAAACGCAGTGTGCGGCTGAAGCCGTCGGCAGAAAGCGTGATGCTGCGGTCGTCGGTATGTTTCACATCCCAAGGGAGCTGCCAGAAGTCGCCATGGTCAGGGGCAGCTCCTCCTTCCGTGGAAGCATCGCAACGAGCTACCGTAGGAAGGCATTCCTCAATTCCGGCGCATGGACCATTGCGAAATTCCGCATTCAGGCTTGGCTCAGGCGGTATGTGGTCCGGCTGCGTTTGCGTAAGAAATTCCAGCCCGGAGTAGGGGCTGCGCAATGATGCGATACGACCACCTTCTCGCGGTCGCACTTCGATTGCGAGGTGATCCGATTGCAGTATGTGGCGATCGACTTGAGATGGCATGGAGAGCTTTCACATACAGATGGCTGAACACAGCGACAGCCCGGTTACGACGTGAAGTATTACGGCAATTCGCTTTCGATCTCTTCGTCAATATCGACAATGTGGCCGGAGAAGAGCGGGAGATTGCTGCGGAAGACTACATGCGGAGCAAGTCGCACATATGGGTGTGACTTGTCATCGCCTCGTAGATAGCGGAGCAGCGCTTCAAATGCGACTTTGCCTTGTGTATAGGGGCGTTGGTAGAGCGTGGCCATTACCTTGCCAAACTCGATCAGCGGGATCAATTCCTGAAACAGATCCGTTGTAACGATCTGCACCTTGCCGAGCAGATTCAATTCGTCAAGCGCCTTAAGCACGGGCATGCTGTTCGCCGTGCTGAGATAGATACCCTGCGGATGATCCTTGCCGCGCATCAATGCAAGCGCTTGCTGGTACGCCTGCTTTGGTTGTTCATGGCTTTCCAATGCTGGCAGCAGCATCAAATGCGGAGCCTGTACCGCGAGCGTTGCTGCAAATCCGCGCAACTTCTCTGCGTGATCCATCGTGAACAAGTCGCCACTGAAAACCGCTACATTAGAGCGTTGTGGCAGTTTCATCGCCAGTAACTCTGCTGCGATGGAGCCGCTAACGTAAGCGTGTGCAGCTACCGATCCCATGCGGTCTGTGTTCGGGGCATCGCTCCCCACGCACATCATGGCAGTGCCACTACGCGA contains the following coding sequences:
- a CDS encoding LacI family DNA-binding transcriptional regulator, with product MSESKGTAGIKEIARALNVSIGTVDRALHGRTGVSEKTKTRVLQMAERMGYTPNLAAQALKLNRKLSIAAILPKHISHFFDPVRAGIRAAAAATVGVQVSVEFHEYPRLGVGDVEAFEGALKRHYDGIIFLPGDTRKFDSLIRTLSRSGTAMMCVGSDAPNTDRMGSVAAHAYVSGSIAAELLAMKLPQRSNVAVFSGDLFTMDHAEKLRGFAATLAVQAPHLMLLPALESHEQPKQAYQQALALMRGKDHPQGIYLSTANSMPVLKALDELNLLGKVQIVTTDLFQELIPLIEFGKVMATLYQRPYTQGKVAFEALLRYLRGDDKSHPYVRLAPHVVFRSNLPLFSGHIVDIDEEIESELP
- a CDS encoding alpha-galactosidase, whose protein sequence is MHRRFAARFCSFACLASLATTACAQRPTDAIHVDDVSHVFRIDAGDMTYEFGVNEDKRLQTIYWGEHLSEKDHPQSPKASQGMSSFDSSRNTTPQEFGAWGGGLYVEPDLKITFPDGNRDLDLRYVSHSMHDGVLSVQMKDISLTVVVTLQYKVDDATGIVGRRALIENGTGKPFIIESASSATWNLPRGTNYILRYLSGRWAGEWTVNDQNVKPGKTILESRRGTTGAQNNPWFSIRRNDTTEENGEVWFGGLAWGGSWQIAVEQDAVQQVRVTGGYNPFDFGYHLKAGATLETPWFYAGHTSHGLGDASRRMHRLEMDTLVPHAPHEKLRPVLYNSWEATEFKVDEAGQEALAEKAAAIGAERFVMDDGWFGARNNDHAGLGDWTVNPQKFPNGLKPLIDKVHSLHMDFGLWVEPEMVNPDSDLYRKHPDWALNFSGRPRTEGRNQLVLNLAREDVRQYVFTFLDKLLTENDIAFLKWDYNRNWSEPGWPAVAPEEQKNVYVDFIHNFYGILAELRKKHPNVEIESCSGGGSRVDLGVIGLTDEVWPSDNTDAFDRLRIQNGFTQAYAPGIMMAWVTDSPTWVNQRTLSLPYRFLSSMQGSLGIGANLTKFTPEELNTSQKMIAEYKNIRETAQRGELYRLVYPTDGSEEAVTESVSRDKQQAVLFTFLHSSTELYPYPRVFLRGLDPDRIYSLSSIYGKASDETPASATGSYWMHHGINIELRGDFQAAAFVLQGVSH